The genomic stretch GTTGGGCGGCGGGAGTGGAGATCTCATCAAGGTCGCTGTCGTCGTAAAAGGGAGTATGTCCATCCACTTGGATTTTGAAGGCGATCCAGTCGGCTGGGGCCCAGCCCAGGCCGCCGGTGCCAAAGGCCGCCAGGTTGCGCTGCTGGTTCTTGAGCACGTCGCCATCACTCATGGCGAGAAGGCCGAAGTTCCCCCACAGCGACCAGTCGCCCCCAGGTCCGGGGCGCTGGGTACCGGCGCTGAGAGAAAGGGCCAGGTCGGTGCTGCCGCTGCCGAGCAGACGGTCGCTGTCGCCGGTCGGCAGTTTGAGGGTGAACCGCAGGGCGACACTGTCACGGCCATTGTTCTGACCGACGAGCTGTCGTCCCAACGCAAAGCTCACATCGCCCAGACCTTCGGTAGCGTCCGTCAGGTTTAGGGCGGTGCGGCCGGAACGTTCATAGTGGTAGGCGAGGTGATCGCGGGGGGCGTGATCACGGCCGCCCTGGGGGAGAGAGAAAAAGGAGTGCCAGTCTTCGATAAAGGCGTCGAGAAAGCCGCCACGGTGCCAGAGCATGGGGATATCCACCCCGATTTCCCAGCCGGCCGGCAGACCGTGGCGCAAGGCCAGGTTCAGCCGCGAGGTCTCCCCATCGAGGAGGATGCTTTCGTTAGAAGACGTATGGCGGGTGTAGTTGCTGGCCAGGTCGAAAGAGAGGGTGCCTTCCCACTGCCCAGCGGTCAGCAGGGCACTGCGCTCGGCGGCCGGCAACCCGTAGATCTGTACCAGGGGGCTCCGGTTGCTGGTACGAAAAGGCTCGATATCAATGGCCTGGCCGGGCACGGGAGACAGGGTGAGAGCCAGTATCGCCAAGACCTGAACTTTTTTCAGCATGGGCAAATCCTTGGCAGTCGGCACGGCCTCAACGCAGCTGGGCGTTGCTCAGGGTGCCCATGAGGCGCAGGTTGAAGGTGCCGCTGCTGTCCGCTTTGGCAAACAGCCCCAGCATATCTCGCAGGGCGGGGTCGAACCCCGCCCCGGGGGTCAAGCCGAAGGTCAGATTGACCCGGCTGCGTCCGACGGGTTGAGTGAGCAGAAGGGTGCCGCTGCCGGTCAGGGACGCGTCGCCGCCGCTGTTTTCGATTTTTTCGAGACGCAGGGAAGGGCCTTTGCCGCCCCCTTGCATGCTAACTGCCCCCAGTTGCAGGGTGTCGCTCTGGGCCCCGATGGCGCTCATGCCGGTCAGGCTGAGTTCGCGCAGACTGGCGTTTAAGGCCGTCTCGGTATCGGGGCGGATAGGCCAGGTGCCGGTGAAGGAAATCGCGTCGACGGCGATGGCAACCTGAATCGATGACCTGGGCGCCACAGGCAGTTCAAGTCGCAGGGAATCGGCCAGAGCCTCAATCTCCCCACGCTTTTTTATCCTGGCCTCCACCTGCCCCTCGTACAGGTGCGCTTTGACCTTCACGCCGGGATTGCCGCTCAGCAGGCTCAGCCACAGGGGCTTGACCTGCAGGGTTTCTATGACGACATCCCGCGGCAGGCCGGCGGCGCTTACCCGGAGGTCGGTGGCGACAAGAGCTGGCGGGAAGGCCAGTTTCAGACTGTCCATGGTGACCTGCACCTGGGGGTCAGTGGAGAGTTCCTGCTCAAGACGCTGGCGCAGAGCGTCCGTCGGGAAGAAAAAATAGAGCCCCAGGACAAAGCAGGCCAGCAAGACGGCGAACCCGGACAGCAGCAGACGCAGGTTCGAGGTGCTCCGGCGACTGGAATCCGGCTGCTGTTTATGGCGACGGAAGTGGAAAAACGTCATTGGCTTTTTCCCAGAGAGGCGATGACCAGGGTGGCATCGAGCTGTGAACGGTTGTCGAAGCGGGTCTTGACGCGCAGGTTTTTCACGCGCAAGAAGGCTTCGGCGGTCTCAATTTCATACAAGAGTTGAACCAGCTGATCGAGCCGGATTTTCTCCAGCTTGATCTCGACGGCCTCCTCGCGAAAACCGTTTTGTTCCGAGGCCGGCTGGGGACGCATGGACACCAGGTTTTCACGGGAGGCGATACGCGCCCCGGCTTCCTCGACGAAAGAGAACAGGGAGAAAGAGCGGGCGCGGGCCAGTTGGGCCTCGGCCTGGGCGATGCGCTGGTTGAGGCGGAGAAACTCCTGCCGCAGTTGCTGAATCTCCCCCATCTGGCGCTGCCGCGAGGTAATCTGGCTGTCGAAACGTTCCATGGCATTGCGGTAGGGAGACCAGACCAGCAGGTACGCCAGGGCCAGCAGCACGAACAGGCCACCTACTGTCAGGATAAGGCGCTCCCTCGGGGTCAGATTGGCAATCATTGGGCACCTCCCTGCTTGGCGGGTGTCAGGCTGAGCCGAAAATCGACCAGATTGCCTTCCAGGCTCATCTTGGCGTCGGAAATCTGCACAGAGGCGTAGTCTTTCGTCTGCTCCAGGGCTTTGACGATGCGATTGATGGCGTCGAAGGAAGTCGTCTGCCCCTCCATCCGGATGCCTTCCTCGCTGTAATTCCATTCACGGATATCGACCGTGACATCGTTTGGAATGGTTTGCGAAATCTGCTGCAAAGAAGCCAGTGGCGTGCGGGTCTGGTCCAGGCCGAAGAGAACCAGCTTGTCCTGCAATTCCTTCACCTTGCCCCGCATCTGCAGGGGGATGTCCACAATGGCTTGTGGCCCGGGGAAGGTTTCCCGAAACGCCTTGGTCATTTCAGCTTGCAGGGCCTGGGCCCTTTGGGCCTTGCTGGAGTAGTTCAGGGTGGCCGATCCCGCCAGGGCCAAGAGGATGAGGGCGACGAGAATGCCAGCGCTGATGAGGTGGGTGCGGTTAATACCCCATTGGCTTTTCAGGGCGAAGGGGCCGCGCCGAAAATTGAAACCCTTGTCTTTTTCTCCCAGCCCTGCCCGCATGGCCAGAGCCACCGCCGGCAAAAACTCCGGGGTGACGTCCCCATCGTCTGCCAGAAAGGCCGGGATGCGTACCTGCGTCCCCTGCTTTTGCAGATGTTGCTGCAATGCCGGGGTGACGGCTGTTCCCATGAGGAAGAAAGGGAGATCTCCATGGTCTGTCCCTTGCTGCAGGGCCCGGCCCTCTAGATGCAGGGCTCGCGCCGTTTGCTTGGCGCCCTGGCCGGCCGGTAGCGGAAGGATGCGATAGTCGACCAGCCTTCCTTCCTGCACGAGGGAAACGGTGATCTCCTGACTCTGCAGACAGGCCAGGATGCCCTCATCCACCTGCTTTTTGAGTCCTTTGGCATAGGCAAATGGCGCCAGGTCGATCGTCTGTAGAGGGATTTGCGCCTCTGCAAAAGCCGTCAGCAGCGGCGGGATGCCTTCGGCTCGAACAGCGGCTGCCGTGACGGAAAAGCTGCCCTCCGGCCCCGGCAGAGGGCGCTGGAAATCGGTAACGCACTCCTCGATAGAGAGGGGGAGTTGGGAGGCCAGCTCAAAGTTCAGGGCTGCCGCAATTTTTTTCGGGTCGGCAAAGGGGAAGCTGAGGCGTCGCACGAACCCTTCCCGCGCCGGCAGGGCGGTGGCAAAACGGTCGCCGTAGTGCAGCTCGGTTCCGACCAGTTCTTTAATCGCCTCCGCCAAGTCGGTCTCATCGACGTAGGACCGGCGGCCGAGGCTTATTTGGGCCGGCTCCCCCTTTTCCTGCTGAAGAATGGCCACCCTCAGGGTACCAGCATCCAGATCAATTCCTATCTGTCGTTTTGCCATAGGCTCTAATTTACCTTGAGAAAGAGTAGTTGATCCCCCGATTTGCGGACGACGCCCTCCATAGAGCGGCTGCCGTCGTTAACCGTTGCCCAGGAACTGATAATGTAGGTCGGGCTGGTCACGGCAAAGGAGGTGCGCAGCAGGGTGTCCATGCCCGGCAGGCGGTTCAGTTCCTTAAGGTCTTCCGACGTCATAAAGGGCCGTGCCTCCCGCAGGGCGATGATGTCTTCCGCCGTGGTCCGGTCGATTTCCGGGTCGGCGGACAGGCTCATGAGCACTTCCGCCGTGGCGGTGTTGACGTTGATCTCATCGCCACCATGGACCGTAAGGTGGGGGCGCACCAGCCGGACGATTTCGGGGGTGAACCCGCGGATCAGCTCCAGTTCATCCAGACTGTCCAACGGGGCGTTTTTACAGGGATAGGGGCGCGCCAATCCCTGATAGTATTCGCTTTCGGCTCCTAAGCCATCACCCTGGTAGATTTCCTCGTCGCGATCGATCCAGTCAATGAGGGCGGCGGTCAGATCCTCAGGTTCCGGTAGACCCAACAGGTCGAAAAAACGGTTGAAGCGATCAATGAACACGCTGTTGGGGTTGACACCAAGGGTGTCGACCAGGCGGTTGATGTCCAGTTTGCCGCCCTGATCCTCGATCTGGATG from Desulfuromonas sp. KJ2020 encodes the following:
- a CDS encoding DUF3187 family protein, which translates into the protein MLKKVQVLAILALTLSPVPGQAIDIEPFRTSNRSPLVQIYGLPAAERSALLTAGQWEGTLSFDLASNYTRHTSSNESILLDGETSRLNLALRHGLPAGWEIGVDIPMLWHRGGFLDAFIEDWHSFFSLPQGGRDHAPRDHLAYHYERSGRTALNLTDATEGLGDVSFALGRQLVGQNNGRDSVALRFTLKLPTGDSDRLLGSGSTDLALSLSAGTQRPGPGGDWSLWGNFGLLAMSDGDVLKNQQRNLAAFGTGGLGWAPADWIAFKIQVDGHTPFYDDSDLDEISTPAAQLTLGGSLGLSPRTQLDLGVTEDIVVATAPDVVFHLALRHRF
- the gspN gene encoding type II secretion system protein GspN; its protein translation is MTFFHFRRHKQQPDSSRRSTSNLRLLLSGFAVLLACFVLGLYFFFPTDALRQRLEQELSTDPQVQVTMDSLKLAFPPALVATDLRVSAAGLPRDVVIETLQVKPLWLSLLSGNPGVKVKAHLYEGQVEARIKKRGEIEALADSLRLELPVAPRSSIQVAIAVDAISFTGTWPIRPDTETALNASLRELSLTGMSAIGAQSDTLQLGAVSMQGGGKGPSLRLEKIENSGGDASLTGSGTLLLTQPVGRSRVNLTFGLTPGAGFDPALRDMLGLFAKADSSGTFNLRLMGTLSNAQLR
- the gspM gene encoding type II secretion system protein GspM, with translation MIANLTPRERLILTVGGLFVLLALAYLLVWSPYRNAMERFDSQITSRQRQMGEIQQLRQEFLRLNQRIAQAEAQLARARSFSLFSFVEEAGARIASRENLVSMRPQPASEQNGFREEAVEIKLEKIRLDQLVQLLYEIETAEAFLRVKNLRVKTRFDNRSQLDATLVIASLGKSQ
- a CDS encoding GspL/Epsl periplasmic domain-containing protein; this translates as MAKRQIGIDLDAGTLRVAILQQEKGEPAQISLGRRSYVDETDLAEAIKELVGTELHYGDRFATALPAREGFVRRLSFPFADPKKIAAALNFELASQLPLSIEECVTDFQRPLPGPEGSFSVTAAAVRAEGIPPLLTAFAEAQIPLQTIDLAPFAYAKGLKKQVDEGILACLQSQEITVSLVQEGRLVDYRILPLPAGQGAKQTARALHLEGRALQQGTDHGDLPFFLMGTAVTPALQQHLQKQGTQVRIPAFLADDGDVTPEFLPAVALAMRAGLGEKDKGFNFRRGPFALKSQWGINRTHLISAGILVALILLALAGSATLNYSSKAQRAQALQAEMTKAFRETFPGPQAIVDIPLQMRGKVKELQDKLVLFGLDQTRTPLASLQQISQTIPNDVTVDIREWNYSEEGIRMEGQTTSFDAINRIVKALEQTKDYASVQISDAKMSLEGNLVDFRLSLTPAKQGGAQ
- the gspK gene encoding type II secretion system minor pseudopilin GspK codes for the protein MRVGRNERGSVLLLVLVIVALLASLLTEFAFSTLVDIRLTETFRDSSRAYYLAKGGIRVGRVLLQEDKNSYDAQGETWSLGVVNYPVGEGFVTIQIEDQGGKLDINRLVDTLGVNPNSVFIDRFNRFFDLLGLPEPEDLTAALIDWIDRDEEIYQGDGLGAESEYYQGLARPYPCKNAPLDSLDELELIRGFTPEIVRLVRPHLTVHGGDEINVNTATAEVLMSLSADPEIDRTTAEDIIALREARPFMTSEDLKELNRLPGMDTLLRTSFAVTSPTYIISSWATVNDGSRSMEGVVRKSGDQLLFLKVN